In a genomic window of Dermochelys coriacea isolate rDerCor1 chromosome 11, rDerCor1.pri.v4, whole genome shotgun sequence:
- the PARP14 gene encoding protein mono-ADP-ribosyltransferase PARP14 isoform X10, which yields MYRENFSSWLRSCWKFWIHDAQEVLGKKDHSVKKIALHVKPWQAENIQELPQMTSSLVVLENIQETLKQYMLTMLVENISGLSEDDNDFSMEMIPEINVAVVTFIKDIDLREFVKKFNQNHRAKQQNITARHLEVTKSIKAENLPPNISNDYITVYFESKRNGSAQVSNVEQLPEENSAIITFHYQKDVNTVLAKQHSLNKVPISVYPYYSSLGTALYGKERPQIEMPEPMTMSLDPYIWQFLQMDNRLIQEINHEMADCKCELMWPQPNCANPEITLCPSNALSKQRSMIRLIKTWNEDVAKKFLCSMSKYKAIKCEVNSVVWEAIRNSLVKDGVLVVPDIPKNVVFLVGKTEIVKGAEQELKEQIKNARKKIEREKQSIEQTLSVGPGKYAILHLAGLEENVYKEYPSLKICCDASSKSIHLCGAAAEVFKVKSEILEKVHRMAQKSINVHPYIFQFLQHVDNETLSQQLFMSNQIIAFYELGTDNIMLIAGSPDVLLDAEEEMKKDLIYKCIDLEDNSVLKKREWKELISHLSKAHNCSKETVIIIELENQVVIAGYFRPVAEAYQQLSDFVDKHTQVQKVIIAKSVAVVMFVEKAKFNIWLELKKKGVKIEFGTQNKRKGIFLSGPRVEVFQAVTKIEEILSSLHSENVVIDKPGAKVFFKEQEHLYVTGVKQQFNCLIRLQEAGEEQREDGEVSNVYKKQGQPHCEKILQNGVVVAVYKGDLCSHPVDVVVNASNEDLKHIGGLAEALLKGAGPELQTECDRIVWKRGPLQPGHAVITDAGNLPCKQVIHAVGPRWRDHEAEKCMRLLKRAVKESLHLAETYNHHSIAIPAISAGIFGFPLKLCAHSIATSIKETLEDSPGESCLKEIHLVDSSEKTVQAFTDAFKDVFRDQSPRHISSPPSEAAFKPRKSRNARSRKGLQMVTTDEGLSIILEKGGIEDATTDVVVNSVARDLQLDKGPLSKALLSKAGPMLQAQLYEEGLPEVASEGSVFKTDGYNLGCRFVLHAIVPGWKNGQESAQKLLRDIITECLQTAEQLSLKSVTFPAIGTGNLGFPKPVVAKLMFDQVFKFSRKKNIQFLQDVHFLLYPNDTDNIQAFSDELQIRASGNITNVKMHKLVPENAKQGQAFFGPISTPKQGVHEMQIGSITFQIASGDITTQKTDVIVNISNQTFNLKAGVSKAILEGAGPQVEAECAQLASQPHDDLITTQAGNLMCKKIIHLVALNDTKSFVSKVLQECELKKYTSVAFPAIGTGQAGLDPAVVANNMMDAVVDFASDKSVQIVKNIKIIIFQPQLLSVFHANMQKREGTAKVPDAPASESFLSKCASFFGLGKRATEKKPAMVLQKKIERTVFQICGESQKNMEDAISWIKNLILKEQHESSISDEWISSFDDQEYKELADLQKKLSIQLEYKYPVPLIRVSGVTKDVLRACLEIQGMIKRVSSVQEEQSKAELLSNLVEWQYIENNQYLPFDSLTNLRLEDAAALNQKEINITIWNKNYQVDLEAKRAIDDKGKSMAILRISKDEGKQLIALPEEWCDMKQERVKVMELHQEMKEYRDVQMKFQQTCSAFKIEKIERIQNPYYWQAYQIKKQEMDSKNGNTNNERLLFHGTTSGSLTIINHKGFNRSYAGMNAACYGNGTYFAVNANYSAHDTYSKPDANGKKYMYLARVLVGEYCAGQKGIIAPPSKNNTDPTDLFDSVTDNKTNPSMFVIFNDIQAYPEYLITFTK from the exons ATGTACAGGGAAAACTTTTCCAGTTGGCTGAGGAGTTGCTGGAAATTCTGGATACATG ATGCACAAGAAGTCTTGGGAAAAAAGGATCACTCAGTAAAGAAAATTGCACTCCATGTGAAACCATGGCAAGCGGAGAATATCCAAGAACTCCCACAAATGACTTCATCCCTAGTTGTACTTGAAAATATACAAGAGACTTTAAAACAATACATGTTAACTATGCTGGTGGAAAACATCAGTGGCTTATCAGAAGATGACAATGACTTCAGTATGGAAATGATACCTGAAATTAATGTGGCTGTAGTTACATTTATCAAAGATATTG ATCTAAGGGAATTTGTTAAAAAGTTCAACCAAAACCATAGGGCGAAGCAACAAAATATTACAGCACGGCATCTTGAGGTGACAAAAAGCATTAAGGCTGAAAATTTACCACCTAACATATCTAATGACTATATAACTGTCTACTTTGAAAGTAAAAGAAATGGAAGTGCACAAGTGTCAAATGTAGAACAGTTACCTGAAGAGAATTCAGCTATCATTACTTTTCATTATCAGAAAG atgTAAACACTGTCTTGGCAAAGCAGCATTCACTCAACAAAGTACCAATTTCTGTGTATCCGTACTACAGCTCATTGGGTACAGCTCTATATGGAAAGGAAAGGCCTCAAATAGAGATGCCAGAACCAATGACAATGTCTCTGGATCCTTACATCTGGCAGTTTTTACAGATGGATAATAGGCTAATCCAGGAAATAAATCATGAAATGGCAGATTGCAAATGTGAACTAATGTGGCCTCAACCCAACTGTGCAAATCCAGAAATAACACTGTGTCCCTCAAATGCCTTATCTAAACAGAGATCAATGATCAGGTTGATCAAGACATGGAATGAAGATGTTGCTAAAAAGTTCTTATGTAGCATGTCAAAGTACAAGGCCATTAAATGTGAAGTAAATTCAGTGGTGTGGGAAGCCATAAGAAACAGCTTGGTAAAAGATGGTGTTTTGGTCGTACCTGACATTCCCAAGAACGTGGTTTTCTTAGTAGGTAAGACAGAGATTGTGAAGGGTGCAGAGCAAGAACTGAAGGAGCAAATAAAAAATgccaggaaaaaaattgaaagagaaaAGCAGAGCATAGAACAAACTCTGTCAGTTGGCCCAGGAAAGTATGCAATTTTACACCTTGCTGGTCTAGAGGAGAATGTTTACAAGGAGTACCCGTCTCTGAAGATATGTTGTGATGCATCATCAAAGAGTATTCATCtgtgtggagcagctgcagaagtaTTTAAAGTCAAAAGTGAAATACTAGAAAAAGTGCACAGAATGGCACAGAAATCAATCAATGTCCATCCTTACATTTTCCAGTTCCTACAACACGTAGATAATGAAACACTGTCACAGCAGTTATTTATGTCAAATCAAATTATTGCCTTTTATGAGCTTGGCACTGATAACATAATGCTGATAGCAGGTTCTCCTGACGTTCTTCTCGATGCAGAAGAAGAAATGAAGAAGGATTTGATTTACAAATGCATTGACCTGGAGGACAACTCAGTCCTCAAAAAGAGAGAATGGAAGGAGCTCATCAGTCATTTGTCCAAGGCACATAACTGTTCCAAGGAAACTGTAATAATTATTGAGTTGGAGAATCAAGTAGTCATTGCTGGTTATTTCAGACCAGTAGCAGAAGCATATCAGCAACTTTCTGATTTTGTAGATAAACACACTCAGGTACAAAAAGTCATCATCGCTAAGTCTGTGGCAGTTGTAATGTTTGTGGAGAAGGCAAAGTTCAATATTTGGcttgaattaaaaaagaaaggtgTGAAAATTGAATTTGGCACACAGAATAAACGTAAAGGTATTTTCCTGAGTGGACCAAGAGTGGAAGTGTTCCAGGCGGTCACCAAAATTGAAGAAATTCTGTCTTCTCTACATTCAGAAAATGTGGTAATTGATAAACCAGGGGCCaaggtgttttttaaagaacaagaaCACTTGTATGTGACTGGTGTGAAACAACAATTTAACTGTCTGATCAGGCTGCAAGAAGCTGGAGAAGAACAAAGAGAAGATGGTGAAGTTAGTAATGTGTATAAGAAACAAGGCCAGCCCCACTGTGAAAAGATCCTGCAAAATGGAGTTGTAGTAGCAGTTTATAAAGGGGACTTGTGCAGTCATCCAGTTGACGTTGtggtgaatgcatccaatgaggaCTTAAAGCATATTGGTGGCCTTGCTGAGGCCCTTTTAAAAGGTGCAGGGCCAGAACTACAAACAGAATGTGACCGTATTGTGTGGAAACGAGGCCCTTTGCAGCCTGGCCATGCTGTTATTACAGATGCTGGGAACCTCCCATGTAAACAGGTGATTCATGCTGTTGGGCCCAGGTGGAGAGATCATGAAGCAGAAAAGTGCATGCGCCTGTTAAAAAGAGCAGTAAAGGAAAGCCTACACCTGGCTGAAACATACAATCATCATTCCATAGCCATCCCTGCTATCAGCGCCGGGATTTTTGGGTTCCCATTAAAATTGTGTGCACATTCAATTGCAACATCTATCAAGGAAACGTTGGAAGATTCTCCAGGGGAAAGCTGCTTGAAAGAGATTCATCTTGTGGACTCTTCAGAGAAAACAGTTCAGGCTTTCACTGATGCCTTCAAAGACGTGTTTAGAGATCAATCACCCCGACACATTTCGTCACCTCCATCTGAAGCAGCCTTCAAGCCCAGAAAAAGTAGAAATGCTCGAAGTAGAAAGGGTCTCCAGATGGTAACAACCGATGAAGGATTAAGCATCATACTGGAGAAAGGAGGCATCGAAGATGCTACA ACGGACGTCGTCGTAAACAGCGTTGCCCGAGATCTACAGCTTGATAAAGGTCCACTCTCTAAAGCCTTGCTGAGCAAGGCAGGTCCGATGCTCCAAGCACAATTATATGAAGAAGGCCTACCAGAAGTAGCTAGTGAAGGGTCTGTGTTCAAAACAGATGGATATAATCTGGGCTGCCGTTTCGTGCTTCATGCCATTGTTCCTGGATGGAAAAATGGGCAAGAATCTGCACAGAAG CTCCTAAGAGACATCATCACAGAATGTCTTCAGACTGCTGAGCAACTGTCTTTAAAGTCAGTCACATTCCCAGCAATTGGAACAGGGAATTTAGGGTTTCCTAAGCCTGTTGTTGCTAAATTAATGTTTGACCAGGTGTTCAAATTCAGTcgtaaaaaaaatattcagtttcttCAGGACGTTCACTTTCTGTTGTATCCAAATGATACAGATAATATTCAG GCATTTTCAGATGAACTGCAAATTAGAGCAAGTGGAAATATTACCAATGTCAAAATGCACAAGCTGGTGCCCGAGAATGCCAAGCAAGGACAAg CTTTCTTTGGGCCCATTTCAACCCCAAAACAGGGAGTGCATGAAATGCAGATTGGTTCCATTACATTCCAAATAGCAAGTGGAGACATTACCACACAAAAGACGGATGTCATTGTAAACATATCAAATCAAACGTTTAACCTCAAAGCAG GTGTCTCTAAGGCAATTCTGGAAGGTGCTGGACCACAGGTTGAAGCAGAATGTGCTCAGCTAG CCTCACAACCTCACGATGACCTTATAACCACACAAGCAGGAAACCTGATGTGcaaaaaaataattcatcttgTTGCCCTGAACGATACCAAATCTTTTGTCTCCAAAGTGCTCCAGGAGTGTGAACTGAAGAAGTACACATCGGTTGCCTTCCCAGCAATTGGAACAG GTCAGGCAGGCCTTGATCCAGCAGTAGTAGCTAATAACATGATGGATGCTGTAGTTGATTTTGCAAGTGATAAATCTGTTCAAATtgtgaaaaacattaaaattatcaTCTTCCAGCCACAACTACTAAGTGTGTTCCATGCAAACATGCAGAAAAGAGAAGGTACTGCTAAAGTACCTGATGCACCTGCATCAGAGTCCTTCTTGTCAAAATGTGCTT CATTCTTCGGCTTGGGAAAACGTGCTACAGAAAAAAAGCCTGCAatggttttgcaaaaaaaaattgagagaactGTTTTTCAGATTTGTGGTGAAAGCCAAAAAAACATGGAAGATGCTATATCCTGGAttaaaaacctgattttaaagGAACAGCATGAAAGCAGTATCTCAGATGAATGGATTTCAAGCTTTGATGACCAGGAATATAAGGAACTGGCAGACCTCCAGAAGAAACTGTCCATTCAGCTGGAATACAAGTATCCTGTGCCTTTAATTCGAGTTTCTGGTGTTACCAAAGACGTCTTGCGTGCTTGCTTGGAAATTCAAGGCATGATCAAAAGAGTTAGCTCGGTTCAAGAAGAACAGTCCAAGGCAGAACTTCTCAGCAACCTAGTTGAGTGGCAATATATAGAAAATAATCAGTACCTGCCTTTTGACAGCCTAACAAATCTACGCTTAGAGGATGCTGCAGCATTAAACCAAAAAGAGATTAACATCACCATTTGGAATAAAAACTATCAAGTGGATCTGGAAGCCAAACGTGCTATAGATGACAAAGGGAAAAGTATGGCCATTCTACGAATCTCAAAAGATGAAG GTAAACAGTTAATAGCTCTCCCTGAAGAGTGGTGTGATATGAAACAAGAACGTGTCAAAGTGATGGAGTTACATCAAGAAATGAAAGAATATCGAGATGTTCAGATGAAGTTTCAACAGACGTGTTCAGCATTCAAAATTGAAAAG
- the PARP14 gene encoding protein mono-ADP-ribosyltransferase PARP14 isoform X11, with protein sequence MELDAQEVLGKKDHSVKKIALHVKPWQAENIQELPQMTSSLVVLENIQETLKQYMLTMLVENISGLSEDDNDFSMEMIPEINVAVVTFIKDIDLREFVKKFNQNHRAKQQNITARHLEVTKSIKAENLPPNISNDYITVYFESKRNGSAQVSNVEQLPEENSAIITFHYQKDVNTVLAKQHSLNKVPISVYPYYSSLGTALYGKERPQIEMPEPMTMSLDPYIWQFLQMDNRLIQEINHEMADCKCELMWPQPNCANPEITLCPSNALSKQRSMIRLIKTWNEDVAKKFLCSMSKYKAIKCEVNSVVWEAIRNSLVKDGVLVVPDIPKNVVFLVGKTEIVKGAEQELKEQIKNARKKIEREKQSIEQTLSVGPGKYAILHLAGLEENVYKEYPSLKICCDASSKSIHLCGAAAEVFKVKSEILEKVHRMAQKSINVHPYIFQFLQHVDNETLSQQLFMSNQIIAFYELGTDNIMLIAGSPDVLLDAEEEMKKDLIYKCIDLEDNSVLKKREWKELISHLSKAHNCSKETVIIIELENQVVIAGYFRPVAEAYQQLSDFVDKHTQVQKVIIAKSVAVVMFVEKAKFNIWLELKKKGVKIEFGTQNKRKGIFLSGPRVEVFQAVTKIEEILSSLHSENVVIDKPGAKVFFKEQEHLYVTGVKQQFNCLIRLQEAGEEQREDGEVSNVYKKQGQPHCEKILQNGVVVAVYKGDLCSHPVDVVVNASNEDLKHIGGLAEALLKGAGPELQTECDRIVWKRGPLQPGHAVITDAGNLPCKQVIHAVGPRWRDHEAEKCMRLLKRAVKESLHLAETYNHHSIAIPAISAGIFGFPLKLCAHSIATSIKETLEDSPGESCLKEIHLVDSSEKTVQAFTDAFKDVFRDQSPRHISSPPSEAAFKPRKSRNARSRKGLQMVTTDEGLSIILEKGGIEDATTDVVVNSVARDLQLDKGPLSKALLSKAGPMLQAQLYEEGLPEVASEGSVFKTDGYNLGCRFVLHAIVPGWKNGQESAQKLLRDIITECLQTAEQLSLKSVTFPAIGTGNLGFPKPVVAKLMFDQVFKFSRKKNIQFLQDVHFLLYPNDTDNIQAFSDELQIRASGNITNVKMHKLVPENAKQGQAFFGPISTPKQGVHEMQIGSITFQIASGDITTQKTDVIVNISNQTFNLKAGVSKAILEGAGPQVEAECAQLASQPHDDLITTQAGNLMCKKIIHLVALNDTKSFVSKVLQECELKKYTSVAFPAIGTGQAGLDPAVVANNMMDAVVDFASDKSVQIVKNIKIIIFQPQLLSVFHANMQKREGTAKVPDAPASESFLSKCASFFGLGKRATEKKPAMVLQKKIERTVFQICGESQKNMEDAISWIKNLILKEQHESSISDEWISSFDDQEYKELADLQKKLSIQLEYKYPVPLIRVSGVTKDVLRACLEIQGMIKRVSSVQEEQSKAELLSNLVEWQYIENNQYLPFDSLTNLRLEDAAALNQKEINITIWNKNYQVDLEAKRAIDDKGKSMAILRISKDEGKQLIALPEEWCDMKQERVKVMELHQEMKEYRDVQMKFQQTCSAFKIEKIERIQNPYYWQAYQIKKQEMDSKNGNTNNERLLFHGTTSGSLTIINHKGFNRSYAGMNAACYGNGTYFAVNANYSAHDTYSKPDANGKKYMYLARVLVGEYCAGQKGIIAPPSKNNTDPTDLFDSVTDNKTNPSMFVIFNDIQAYPEYLITFTK encoded by the exons atggAACTAGATGCACAAGAAGTCTTGGGAAAAAAGGATCACTCAGTAAAGAAAATTGCACTCCATGTGAAACCATGGCAAGCGGAGAATATCCAAGAACTCCCACAAATGACTTCATCCCTAGTTGTACTTGAAAATATACAAGAGACTTTAAAACAATACATGTTAACTATGCTGGTGGAAAACATCAGTGGCTTATCAGAAGATGACAATGACTTCAGTATGGAAATGATACCTGAAATTAATGTGGCTGTAGTTACATTTATCAAAGATATTG ATCTAAGGGAATTTGTTAAAAAGTTCAACCAAAACCATAGGGCGAAGCAACAAAATATTACAGCACGGCATCTTGAGGTGACAAAAAGCATTAAGGCTGAAAATTTACCACCTAACATATCTAATGACTATATAACTGTCTACTTTGAAAGTAAAAGAAATGGAAGTGCACAAGTGTCAAATGTAGAACAGTTACCTGAAGAGAATTCAGCTATCATTACTTTTCATTATCAGAAAG atgTAAACACTGTCTTGGCAAAGCAGCATTCACTCAACAAAGTACCAATTTCTGTGTATCCGTACTACAGCTCATTGGGTACAGCTCTATATGGAAAGGAAAGGCCTCAAATAGAGATGCCAGAACCAATGACAATGTCTCTGGATCCTTACATCTGGCAGTTTTTACAGATGGATAATAGGCTAATCCAGGAAATAAATCATGAAATGGCAGATTGCAAATGTGAACTAATGTGGCCTCAACCCAACTGTGCAAATCCAGAAATAACACTGTGTCCCTCAAATGCCTTATCTAAACAGAGATCAATGATCAGGTTGATCAAGACATGGAATGAAGATGTTGCTAAAAAGTTCTTATGTAGCATGTCAAAGTACAAGGCCATTAAATGTGAAGTAAATTCAGTGGTGTGGGAAGCCATAAGAAACAGCTTGGTAAAAGATGGTGTTTTGGTCGTACCTGACATTCCCAAGAACGTGGTTTTCTTAGTAGGTAAGACAGAGATTGTGAAGGGTGCAGAGCAAGAACTGAAGGAGCAAATAAAAAATgccaggaaaaaaattgaaagagaaaAGCAGAGCATAGAACAAACTCTGTCAGTTGGCCCAGGAAAGTATGCAATTTTACACCTTGCTGGTCTAGAGGAGAATGTTTACAAGGAGTACCCGTCTCTGAAGATATGTTGTGATGCATCATCAAAGAGTATTCATCtgtgtggagcagctgcagaagtaTTTAAAGTCAAAAGTGAAATACTAGAAAAAGTGCACAGAATGGCACAGAAATCAATCAATGTCCATCCTTACATTTTCCAGTTCCTACAACACGTAGATAATGAAACACTGTCACAGCAGTTATTTATGTCAAATCAAATTATTGCCTTTTATGAGCTTGGCACTGATAACATAATGCTGATAGCAGGTTCTCCTGACGTTCTTCTCGATGCAGAAGAAGAAATGAAGAAGGATTTGATTTACAAATGCATTGACCTGGAGGACAACTCAGTCCTCAAAAAGAGAGAATGGAAGGAGCTCATCAGTCATTTGTCCAAGGCACATAACTGTTCCAAGGAAACTGTAATAATTATTGAGTTGGAGAATCAAGTAGTCATTGCTGGTTATTTCAGACCAGTAGCAGAAGCATATCAGCAACTTTCTGATTTTGTAGATAAACACACTCAGGTACAAAAAGTCATCATCGCTAAGTCTGTGGCAGTTGTAATGTTTGTGGAGAAGGCAAAGTTCAATATTTGGcttgaattaaaaaagaaaggtgTGAAAATTGAATTTGGCACACAGAATAAACGTAAAGGTATTTTCCTGAGTGGACCAAGAGTGGAAGTGTTCCAGGCGGTCACCAAAATTGAAGAAATTCTGTCTTCTCTACATTCAGAAAATGTGGTAATTGATAAACCAGGGGCCaaggtgttttttaaagaacaagaaCACTTGTATGTGACTGGTGTGAAACAACAATTTAACTGTCTGATCAGGCTGCAAGAAGCTGGAGAAGAACAAAGAGAAGATGGTGAAGTTAGTAATGTGTATAAGAAACAAGGCCAGCCCCACTGTGAAAAGATCCTGCAAAATGGAGTTGTAGTAGCAGTTTATAAAGGGGACTTGTGCAGTCATCCAGTTGACGTTGtggtgaatgcatccaatgaggaCTTAAAGCATATTGGTGGCCTTGCTGAGGCCCTTTTAAAAGGTGCAGGGCCAGAACTACAAACAGAATGTGACCGTATTGTGTGGAAACGAGGCCCTTTGCAGCCTGGCCATGCTGTTATTACAGATGCTGGGAACCTCCCATGTAAACAGGTGATTCATGCTGTTGGGCCCAGGTGGAGAGATCATGAAGCAGAAAAGTGCATGCGCCTGTTAAAAAGAGCAGTAAAGGAAAGCCTACACCTGGCTGAAACATACAATCATCATTCCATAGCCATCCCTGCTATCAGCGCCGGGATTTTTGGGTTCCCATTAAAATTGTGTGCACATTCAATTGCAACATCTATCAAGGAAACGTTGGAAGATTCTCCAGGGGAAAGCTGCTTGAAAGAGATTCATCTTGTGGACTCTTCAGAGAAAACAGTTCAGGCTTTCACTGATGCCTTCAAAGACGTGTTTAGAGATCAATCACCCCGACACATTTCGTCACCTCCATCTGAAGCAGCCTTCAAGCCCAGAAAAAGTAGAAATGCTCGAAGTAGAAAGGGTCTCCAGATGGTAACAACCGATGAAGGATTAAGCATCATACTGGAGAAAGGAGGCATCGAAGATGCTACA ACGGACGTCGTCGTAAACAGCGTTGCCCGAGATCTACAGCTTGATAAAGGTCCACTCTCTAAAGCCTTGCTGAGCAAGGCAGGTCCGATGCTCCAAGCACAATTATATGAAGAAGGCCTACCAGAAGTAGCTAGTGAAGGGTCTGTGTTCAAAACAGATGGATATAATCTGGGCTGCCGTTTCGTGCTTCATGCCATTGTTCCTGGATGGAAAAATGGGCAAGAATCTGCACAGAAG CTCCTAAGAGACATCATCACAGAATGTCTTCAGACTGCTGAGCAACTGTCTTTAAAGTCAGTCACATTCCCAGCAATTGGAACAGGGAATTTAGGGTTTCCTAAGCCTGTTGTTGCTAAATTAATGTTTGACCAGGTGTTCAAATTCAGTcgtaaaaaaaatattcagtttcttCAGGACGTTCACTTTCTGTTGTATCCAAATGATACAGATAATATTCAG GCATTTTCAGATGAACTGCAAATTAGAGCAAGTGGAAATATTACCAATGTCAAAATGCACAAGCTGGTGCCCGAGAATGCCAAGCAAGGACAAg CTTTCTTTGGGCCCATTTCAACCCCAAAACAGGGAGTGCATGAAATGCAGATTGGTTCCATTACATTCCAAATAGCAAGTGGAGACATTACCACACAAAAGACGGATGTCATTGTAAACATATCAAATCAAACGTTTAACCTCAAAGCAG GTGTCTCTAAGGCAATTCTGGAAGGTGCTGGACCACAGGTTGAAGCAGAATGTGCTCAGCTAG CCTCACAACCTCACGATGACCTTATAACCACACAAGCAGGAAACCTGATGTGcaaaaaaataattcatcttgTTGCCCTGAACGATACCAAATCTTTTGTCTCCAAAGTGCTCCAGGAGTGTGAACTGAAGAAGTACACATCGGTTGCCTTCCCAGCAATTGGAACAG GTCAGGCAGGCCTTGATCCAGCAGTAGTAGCTAATAACATGATGGATGCTGTAGTTGATTTTGCAAGTGATAAATCTGTTCAAATtgtgaaaaacattaaaattatcaTCTTCCAGCCACAACTACTAAGTGTGTTCCATGCAAACATGCAGAAAAGAGAAGGTACTGCTAAAGTACCTGATGCACCTGCATCAGAGTCCTTCTTGTCAAAATGTGCTT CATTCTTCGGCTTGGGAAAACGTGCTACAGAAAAAAAGCCTGCAatggttttgcaaaaaaaaattgagagaactGTTTTTCAGATTTGTGGTGAAAGCCAAAAAAACATGGAAGATGCTATATCCTGGAttaaaaacctgattttaaagGAACAGCATGAAAGCAGTATCTCAGATGAATGGATTTCAAGCTTTGATGACCAGGAATATAAGGAACTGGCAGACCTCCAGAAGAAACTGTCCATTCAGCTGGAATACAAGTATCCTGTGCCTTTAATTCGAGTTTCTGGTGTTACCAAAGACGTCTTGCGTGCTTGCTTGGAAATTCAAGGCATGATCAAAAGAGTTAGCTCGGTTCAAGAAGAACAGTCCAAGGCAGAACTTCTCAGCAACCTAGTTGAGTGGCAATATATAGAAAATAATCAGTACCTGCCTTTTGACAGCCTAACAAATCTACGCTTAGAGGATGCTGCAGCATTAAACCAAAAAGAGATTAACATCACCATTTGGAATAAAAACTATCAAGTGGATCTGGAAGCCAAACGTGCTATAGATGACAAAGGGAAAAGTATGGCCATTCTACGAATCTCAAAAGATGAAG GTAAACAGTTAATAGCTCTCCCTGAAGAGTGGTGTGATATGAAACAAGAACGTGTCAAAGTGATGGAGTTACATCAAGAAATGAAAGAATATCGAGATGTTCAGATGAAGTTTCAACAGACGTGTTCAGCATTCAAAATTGAAAAG